The stretch of DNA TAAGCTAGACTCCACTTTGCACCGAAAGTCATCTCTATGTTATCAATGCTTAAATACTTCATTTTTACCTCCTCCTTTTCAATAGAATTATAATATACTCCACACACGTTTGCAATAAGATTCGGTTGAAGATAGTGGAGCATAAAATGTTCTTTGGTTCTAAGTAGTGGTGAGTGCATTCTGTTTTGTGAAAAGGTTTGCTTAGTTTTTAAATGGAGGCTAGGGAGTGGAAAAATTGTGAAGGCTATCTTTTATAATATAGCGAGTATGGCAGAGGAAAAGAATTTGTGGGTAAAGTGTCCAGAGTGTAATTACATGATGTATAAGTCTGATTTTGAGGAAAACTTAAATGTTTGTGTAAACTGTAATTACCATTTTAGAGTTGGTGCTAAGAGGAGAATAGAGTTGATTGCAGACAAAGATTCTTTTAAGGAGCAATTTGCAGACATAGTCTCTTCCGATCCGTTGGAGTTTTTTGATGGGAAGGAATATTACAAGGACAAAATAAGAAGAACTATGAATGACAAAGAATTGAATGAAGCGGTGATTACTGGCACATGCGAGATATACGGGATTCCTGTTGAGATAGCGGTGATGGATTTTGAATTCCTTGGGGGTAGTATGGGTAGTGTGGTAGGTGAGAAAGTTACAAGAGCGGTAGAGTATGCTACAAAACACAAACTACCTTTAGTTATCTTTTCTGCCTCGGGTGGTGCTAGAATGCATGAAGGTATTTTATCTCTTATGCAGATGGTGAAGACTTCTTCAGCTTTGAGGGAGTATAAGGAAAAAGGAGGATTTTATATTTCTGTGCTTACAGATCCTACAACTGGGGGGGTTACTGCAAGTTTTGCTATGCTTGGGGATGTTATAATTTCTGAGCCTGGGGCGCTTATTGGGTTTGCAGGTCCTAGAGTGATTGAGCAAACTATAAGGGAAAAATTACCTGAGGGGTTCCAGAGAGCTGAATTTGTGAAAGAGCACGGTTTCGTTGATATCGTTGTTTGTAGAAAGGACTTAAAAAATATTCTTTACAAATTGATTTCTATCATTTACAATAAAGCATGATGAAAGGAGGATACTATGGCTAAGGTCATTCTCAAGCATGTTTCTAAGGTTTTTGATAATGGTGTAAGGGCTGTTGATGATTTCAATTTGGAGATAGATGATGGTGAGTTTATTGTTATTGTTGGGCCGTCGGGATGTGGAAAAACTACTACTCTTAGGATGATAGCGGGACTTGAGGATATATCTGAAGGAGAATTATGGATTGATAATGTTTTGGTGAACAATATACCTCCTAAGGATAGGGATATTGCTATGGTGTTCCAAAATTATGCTCTTTATCCACATATGACTGTCTACAAAAATATGGCATTTGGCTTAAAGCTTAGGAAGGTGCCGCAGGAAGAAATTGACAAGAGAGTCAAGGAAGCAGCGGAAATACTAGGATTACAAGCACTACTTGATAGAAAGCCTAAACAACTTTCTGGTGGACAGAGACAGAGAGTTGCGTTAGGTAGAGCTATTGTTAGAAAGCCAAAGGTTTTCTTGTTTGATGAACCTCTCTCAAACCTCGATGCTAAGCTTAGAGTGCAGATGAGAGCAGAGATTAGCAAATTGCATGCTAGGCTTGGAGTTACAACTGTCTATGTTACTCATGACCAGGTTGAAGCAATGACTCTGGGCACAAGGATTGTTGTTATGAAGGATGGTAAGA from Brevinematia bacterium encodes:
- the accD gene encoding acetyl-CoA carboxylase, carboxyltransferase subunit beta → MAEEKNLWVKCPECNYMMYKSDFEENLNVCVNCNYHFRVGAKRRIELIADKDSFKEQFADIVSSDPLEFFDGKEYYKDKIRRTMNDKELNEAVITGTCEIYGIPVEIAVMDFEFLGGSMGSVVGEKVTRAVEYATKHKLPLVIFSASGGARMHEGILSLMQMVKTSSALREYKEKGGFYISVLTDPTTGGVTASFAMLGDVIISEPGALIGFAGPRVIEQTIREKLPEGFQRAEFVKEHGFVDIVVCRKDLKNILYKLISIIYNKA
- the ugpC gene encoding sn-glycerol-3-phosphate ABC transporter ATP-binding protein UgpC, coding for MAKVILKHVSKVFDNGVRAVDDFNLEIDDGEFIVIVGPSGCGKTTTLRMIAGLEDISEGELWIDNVLVNNIPPKDRDIAMVFQNYALYPHMTVYKNMAFGLKLRKVPQEEIDKRVKEAAEILGLQALLDRKPKQLSGGQRQRVALGRAIVRKPKVFLFDEPLSNLDAKLRVQMRAEISKLHARLGVTTVYVTHDQVEAMTLGTRIVVMKDGKIQQVGSPLEVYASPVNKFVAGFIGSPPMNFLEVVVEQAGDNYYLNEGSFRILLPKGRFKNISEYVGRKVIMGIRPEYLYDRGSYTGSVSENVISANVEITEILGAEQYVYFATEKHPFIARFDPFIRVKLGEKREVVVDLEKLIVFDAETEYVIS